In Hymenobacter sublimis, a single genomic region encodes these proteins:
- a CDS encoding NADP-dependent malic enzyme — translation MLKINKQDALNYHSQSPAGKIEVVPTKPVSTQLDLALAYSPGVAEPCKEIAANKDEVYKYTAKGNLVGVISNGTAVLGLGNIGPDASKPVMEGKGVLFKKFAGIDCFDIEIDATDPEEFIRIVKSLEPTFGGINLEDIKAPECFPIETALREQMNIPLMHDDQHGTAIISSAALLNALEVVGKKIDEIRVVVSGAGAAAISCLRLYLELGLKRENVVVFDKDGIIHPQRTDLAALQMQFATERPITTLAQAMEGADFFLGLSAANVLAPELLLKMAANPIVFALANPDPEIPYEVAMATHEDIIMATGRSDHPNQVNNVLGFPYIFRGALDVRATEINEAMKLAAVRALAELAKEPVPDMVNKAYGDNTLSFGRTYLIPKPLDPRLITAVSPAVAKAAMESGVARIQIEDWFAYEDELRARLGVNQKLMNRITQAARSNPKRVVFAEGDTYKILKAAQILHDEGIAQPILLGNRNKIARIAQENSLDLEGCQVIDILHEEAKREEFAQKLYEKRQRRGITLYEGRRLLRERNYFGSMMLETGEADAFITGLSKDYGKSIVPSLQVIGVAEDVQRVASMYIIQHKKGPYFFADTTVNIDPSAEEMVEIIGLTSRAVKFFDTEPRIGVISYSNFGSNPGELPDKARRATELAKQRYPELILDGEMQANTALNPELLREQYPFSPLADKGGANTLIFPNVISGNIAYKVLQEIGGAEVIGPVLMGMRKPVHILQLGASVREIVNMAAIAVVDAQHPDGKGL, via the coding sequence ATGCTGAAAATAAATAAACAGGACGCGCTGAACTACCACTCTCAAAGCCCCGCCGGCAAAATTGAGGTAGTCCCAACCAAGCCCGTTAGTACGCAGCTGGACCTGGCCCTGGCTTACTCGCCGGGCGTAGCGGAACCCTGCAAGGAAATTGCTGCGAACAAGGACGAGGTGTACAAGTACACCGCCAAGGGCAACCTGGTGGGAGTTATTAGCAACGGGACGGCCGTGCTGGGCCTGGGCAACATCGGCCCCGATGCTTCCAAGCCAGTAATGGAGGGTAAGGGCGTACTGTTCAAGAAGTTCGCGGGCATCGACTGCTTCGATATTGAAATTGACGCGACGGACCCGGAGGAGTTTATTCGCATCGTAAAGTCGTTGGAACCCACGTTTGGCGGCATCAACCTAGAGGACATCAAGGCCCCCGAGTGCTTCCCCATTGAGACGGCCCTGCGCGAGCAGATGAACATTCCGCTCATGCACGACGACCAGCACGGCACGGCCATTATTTCCTCGGCGGCGCTGCTGAACGCTCTGGAGGTAGTCGGTAAGAAGATTGACGAGATTCGGGTGGTAGTGAGCGGGGCCGGAGCCGCGGCCATTAGCTGCCTGCGCCTGTACCTGGAGTTGGGTTTGAAGCGGGAAAACGTGGTGGTGTTCGACAAGGACGGCATCATCCACCCCCAGCGCACCGATTTGGCGGCCCTGCAAATGCAGTTTGCCACCGAGCGGCCCATTACTACCCTGGCCCAGGCCATGGAAGGCGCCGACTTCTTTCTGGGGCTTTCGGCGGCCAACGTGCTGGCTCCGGAGCTGTTGTTGAAAATGGCGGCTAACCCTATTGTGTTTGCCCTAGCCAACCCCGATCCGGAAATTCCTTACGAGGTAGCCATGGCCACCCACGAGGACATTATCATGGCGACGGGCCGCTCCGACCACCCCAACCAGGTCAACAACGTGCTGGGCTTCCCCTACATTTTCCGGGGAGCTCTGGACGTACGCGCCACCGAAATCAACGAGGCCATGAAGCTGGCCGCCGTGCGCGCCCTGGCCGAGCTAGCCAAGGAGCCCGTGCCGGATATGGTGAACAAAGCCTACGGCGACAATACCCTATCCTTCGGTCGCACCTACCTGATTCCCAAGCCCCTGGATCCGCGTCTGATTACGGCCGTGAGTCCGGCCGTAGCCAAGGCCGCCATGGAAAGCGGGGTAGCCCGCATTCAGATTGAAGACTGGTTTGCTTACGAAGACGAGCTACGCGCCCGCCTCGGTGTCAATCAGAAGCTGATGAACCGCATTACCCAGGCGGCCCGGAGCAACCCCAAGCGCGTGGTATTTGCCGAGGGCGACACTTACAAAATTCTTAAGGCAGCGCAAATTCTGCACGACGAAGGCATTGCCCAGCCCATCTTGCTCGGTAACCGCAACAAGATTGCGCGTATCGCTCAGGAAAACTCCCTTGATCTGGAAGGCTGTCAGGTTATCGACATCCTGCACGAGGAAGCCAAGCGCGAGGAGTTTGCTCAGAAGCTGTACGAAAAGCGTCAGCGCCGCGGCATTACGCTCTACGAAGGGCGTCGCCTGCTGCGCGAGCGAAATTACTTCGGCAGTATGATGCTGGAAACCGGCGAGGCCGACGCCTTTATCACCGGCTTAAGCAAGGATTACGGCAAGAGCATTGTGCCTTCCCTGCAGGTGATTGGGGTAGCCGAAGATGTGCAGCGCGTCGCCTCTATGTACATTATCCAGCACAAGAAAGGCCCGTACTTCTTCGCCGATACCACCGTGAACATTGATCCTTCGGCCGAGGAAATGGTGGAAATTATCGGGCTGACTTCGCGGGCCGTAAAGTTTTTCGACACCGAGCCACGGATTGGCGTAATCAGCTACTCCAACTTCGGCTCCAACCCCGGCGAGCTGCCCGATAAAGCCCGCCGCGCCACCGAGCTGGCCAAGCAGCGCTACCCCGAGCTGATTCTGGATGGGGAAATGCAGGCCAACACGGCCCTGAACCCGGAGCTGCTGCGGGAGCAATATCCCTTCTCGCCCCTAGCCGACAAAGGCGGGGCCAACACGCTCATTTTCCCGAACGTTATTAGCGGCAACATTGCCTACAAAGTGCTCCAGGAAATAGGTGGGGCCGAGGTTATCGGGCCGGTTTTGATGGGCATGCGCAAGCCTGTGCATATCCTGCAGCTGGGTGCCTCCGTCCGCGAAATCGTGAACATGGCTGCCATTGCCGTAGTCGATGCCCAACACCCCGACGGCAAGGGCTTGTAG
- the ruvA gene encoding Holliday junction branch migration protein RuvA: protein MIAYVDGKLAYKDPTQAILDVNGIGYEIRISLATYAKLPTDGEKAKLYTYQHIKEDGQALYGFLDPNEKALFMQLISVSGIGPGTGIVMVSSMSVGEIRQAIVSEDVRSIQSIKGVGPKTAQRVVLELKDKLRKDELLAKAGIDTVPLAKAHNTNRSEALAALITLGFARAAAEKTLDQIQHKHGNDLSVEELIKFALKSH, encoded by the coding sequence ATGATTGCCTACGTCGACGGTAAACTCGCTTATAAAGACCCCACCCAAGCCATTCTGGACGTGAACGGCATTGGCTACGAAATCCGGATTTCCTTGGCTACTTATGCCAAGCTGCCTACTGACGGGGAAAAGGCCAAGCTCTACACCTACCAGCACATTAAAGAAGACGGGCAGGCGCTCTACGGCTTTCTGGACCCCAACGAAAAGGCCTTGTTCATGCAGCTGATTTCGGTTTCGGGCATTGGGCCGGGCACGGGCATTGTCATGGTGTCGTCGATGTCGGTGGGCGAAATCCGCCAAGCCATCGTCAGCGAGGACGTGCGGTCTATCCAGAGTATCAAGGGCGTAGGCCCCAAAACGGCCCAGCGTGTGGTGCTGGAGCTCAAGGATAAGCTGCGCAAAGATGAGCTGCTGGCCAAGGCCGGCATTGATACCGTACCGCTAGCCAAAGCGCACAATACCAACCGCAGCGAAGCGTTAGCGGCTTTGATAACGCTGGGCTTTGCGCGGGCCGCGGCCGAGAAAACCCTCGACCAGATCCAGCACAAGCACGGCAACGACCTGAGCGTGGAGGAATTGATTAAATTCGCTCTTAAGTCTCATTAG